A single region of the Bicyclus anynana chromosome 14, ilBicAnyn1.1, whole genome shotgun sequence genome encodes:
- the LOC112053792 gene encoding ubiquitin carboxyl-terminal hydrolase calypso, translated as MEKMPVELNSLTEGWLELESDPGLFTLLLEDFGVKGVQVEEIYDLHKPLESPVYGFIFLFRWIEERRSRRKFVEQIESFVRDEETINNIFFAQQMVPNSCATHALLSILLNCPNLHLGETLSRLKHHTLGMNPENKGWAIGNTPELACAHNSHAIPQARKKTDKNAGVSTGRFTGEAYHFVSFVPINGSLFELDGLKPYPTDHGPWAPDEDWTQKFRRMMAERLGRDAGEQVHDIRFNLMAVVPDRRIALTQRLSALEVNQRRVKEAISKIGKHLRHLINKTREYNENSISQSNHNEGNDNCIQISEEAILNALDASEVSSLDIDFTQSITIEIGATDRSHYDNSITLVEPVDPSSVVRFVCINGENEILSDIQPTSTTALVRSATLPLVLCAAGAGGAGEGEPARARKLLFSHAELSCLMSAVLAQLQACQQALNDENDKRDMYKVDDCRRTHNYDEFICTFLSMLTERGVLAELVAAQLERGRSARARRRRPRPRPRARPRPRPRARK; from the exons atggAAAAGATGCCCGTTGAATTAAATAGTCTGACTGAGGGGTGGCTAGAACTAGAGAGTGATCCAGGTTTGTTTACTTTGCTGCTGGAAGATTTTGGTGTCAAGGGAGTTCAAGTTGAGGAAATTTACGACTTACACAAGCCCCTGGAGAGTCCAGTTTACGGTTTCATCTTCCTGTTCCGTTGGATAGAAGAGAGACGATCACGTCGTAAATTCGTTGAGCAAATTGAAAGTTTCGTGCGAGATGaagaaactataaataatatatttttcgctCAACAAATGGTGCCCAACAGTTGCGCTACTCACGCACTATTGTCTATATTATTGAATTGCCCCAACCTCCATTTAGGTGAAACACTCAGCAGGctaaag CATCATACACTGGGCATGAATCCTGAAAACAAAGGGTGGGCGATTGGCAACACCCCAGAGCTGGCCTGTGCTCACAACTCTCATGCTATACCACAAGCACGCAAGAAGACAGACAAAAACGCTGGAGTGTCTACTGGGCGTTTTACAG GTGAAGCATACCATTTTGTAAGCTTTGTACCCATCAATGGGTCTCTATTTGAATTAGATGGGTTAAAACCGTACCCCACTGACCATGGCCCTTGGGCTCCAGATGAGGATTGGACCCAGAAGTTCAGGAGGATGATGGCTGAAAGACTGGGGCGAGATGCTGGAGAACAGGTTCATGATATCAG GTTCAATCTCATGGCAGTTGTACCGGACAGAAGGATTGCACTCACACAGAGGCTCAGTGCTTTGGAAGTGAACCAGCGGAGGGTTAAGGAGGCAATATCAAAGATTGGCAAACATTTGCGACATCTAATTAACAAGACAAGGGAGTATAATG aaaattcAATATCCCAAAGTAATCACAACGAAGGTAACGACAACTGTATCCAGATATCAGAGGAGGCGATCCTCAATGCTCTGGACGCGTCAGAGGTGTCGTCGCTGGACATAGACTTCACTCAGAGCATCACCATCGAGATAGGAGCTACGGACCGCTCACACTATGACAACAGCATCACCCTAG TGGAGCCTGTGGATCCATCATCAGTTGTGCGATTTGTGTGCATAAATGGAGAGAACGAAATACTTTCTGAT ATCCAGCCGACGTCGACGACGGCGCTGGTGCGCAGCGCGACGCTGCCGCTGGTGCtgtgcgcggcgggcgcggggggCGCGGGCGAGGGCGAGCCGGCGCGCGCGCGCAAGCTGCTGTTCTCGCACGCCGAGCTGTCGTGCCTCATGAGCGCCGTGCTGGCGCAGCTGCAGGCCTGCCAGCAGGCGCTCAACGACGAGAACGACAAGAGAGACATGTACAAG GTGGACGACTGCCGGCGCACGCACAACTACGACGAGTTCATCTGCACGTTCCTGTCCATGCTGACGGAGCGCGGCGTGCTCGCCGAGCTGGTGGCGGCGCAGCTGGAGCGGGGCCGctcggcgcgcgcgcgccgccgccggccTCGCCCGCGGCCTCGCGCGCGGCCCCGGCCCCGGCCTCGCGCCAGGAAGTGA